From a region of the Neobacillus niacini genome:
- a CDS encoding DUF445 domain-containing protein, which yields MSKKKNKSQHLATISLAVMGAGFIVTFPFQDSLWGTILQGGFEAGLVGGLADWFAVTALFRHPLGLPIPHTALLPKNRKRIIAAIISMLENDWLTKESIRKKVSSIPFTEKLFNFAEQAITGQQVRNVTIKLIQHLLLSVDSKKLAPIIESELKVKLKDLDASKYLPVIIDQLLKRKYDEKALDFVLKEIDDWSKKESTKERLGRMAVDALENIKADGFMQFALKSFTNIVNEEKLGSIIQGLIQKGVQSFGDPFNQNRQTLLFHINTKLQDIKTDENLVLEINNIKEQMISHWHLEDKITDFIEQLKEKAITLIELPNFYEGYLLPHLSKAVENLKTDDKKINAIETWIQQQISVFVDHNHSKIGKLVEENLEKLDNKTLINMIETNVGKDLQWIRVNGAVCGFLIGLVLVGLKLIF from the coding sequence ATGTCGAAGAAAAAGAATAAATCGCAGCATTTAGCGACGATTTCTCTAGCTGTTATGGGAGCAGGTTTTATTGTTACATTCCCTTTTCAGGATTCCCTTTGGGGAACAATCCTTCAGGGAGGATTTGAGGCAGGCTTGGTTGGCGGTCTTGCAGATTGGTTCGCGGTTACCGCGTTATTTCGCCACCCTCTAGGTTTACCTATACCGCATACGGCACTTTTACCAAAAAACCGTAAGAGAATTATTGCTGCCATTATTTCAATGCTTGAAAATGATTGGCTGACGAAAGAAAGTATTAGAAAGAAAGTATCAAGCATACCTTTTACCGAAAAACTCTTTAACTTTGCTGAGCAAGCTATCACAGGGCAGCAGGTCAGAAATGTTACGATTAAGCTAATCCAGCATTTACTTCTTTCGGTTGATAGTAAAAAATTAGCCCCCATTATTGAAAGCGAATTGAAAGTAAAGCTAAAAGATTTAGATGCAAGTAAGTATCTTCCTGTCATTATTGATCAACTATTAAAACGGAAATATGATGAAAAAGCACTTGATTTTGTCCTAAAGGAAATCGATGATTGGTCTAAAAAGGAAAGTACAAAGGAAAGACTTGGCAGGATGGCAGTTGATGCTCTAGAAAATATTAAAGCAGATGGTTTTATGCAATTTGCTTTAAAATCCTTTACGAATATTGTGAATGAGGAAAAGTTAGGCAGTATCATTCAAGGTCTGATTCAAAAGGGTGTACAAAGCTTTGGGGATCCATTTAATCAAAATAGGCAAACGTTACTTTTTCATATAAACACAAAGCTACAAGATATTAAAACCGATGAAAACCTGGTTTTAGAAATAAATAATATAAAAGAACAAATGATATCCCACTGGCACTTAGAGGATAAAATTACTGATTTTATTGAACAACTTAAAGAAAAGGCAATCACCCTTATAGAATTACCTAATTTTTACGAGGGTTATCTCCTTCCTCATTTATCAAAGGCAGTTGAAAATTTGAAAACAGATGATAAAAAAATAAATGCCATTGAAACCTGGATTCAGCAGCAAATTTCCGTTTTTGTCGATCATAATCATTCGAAGATTGGAAAGCTTGTAGAAGAAAACTTAGAAAAATTGGATAATAAAACTCTTATCAATATGATTGAAACGAACGTTGGAAAAGATCTGCAATGGATACGTGTAAATGGTGCGGTCTGCGGCTTTCTCATTGGGCTCGTTTTGGTGGGGTTAAAATTAATTTTTTAG
- a CDS encoding purine/pyrimidine permease, with the protein MNTKNKYLSVFQWFVYLLANSIALPIVIGNVFHLSTTEISALMQRTFFVVGLSSFIQGKFGHRYPIVDGPAGSWVSIFVIFASIGTQQGLTLMETLQILETGLIIAGVILLLLGITKWVQHLLILFTPIVTGTFLFILAIQLSGVFLKGMVTMDSNTGQLDVVSFLIAIFTFAFIIVLSSKAKGWLKNYAILLGIVAGWGAFIIFGKGHPSNSILTTDIIKLPEIFPWGFPVITGSVLVTTILFTFLLISNTFAAITAAEEAILNNKGHFRVRLYRGTWIGGVSHLFSAVFSTIGVVPLPATAGFVRLTKQYRIIPFLFACGIMVMISVFPSIVDLLASLPLPVASAALLTTLIEMLGIAIRSLTKQPLNDRNSTIIGLSLLVGIGVMFLPDEIFSGLPYIIQNIGKNGLLVGTLLAMIVEQLWKPKK; encoded by the coding sequence ATGAATACAAAAAACAAATATTTAAGTGTGTTTCAATGGTTTGTCTACTTACTTGCTAATTCTATTGCTCTTCCAATCGTAATTGGGAATGTATTTCATCTATCTACAACAGAGATATCAGCCTTAATGCAACGAACATTTTTTGTCGTAGGATTAAGCTCTTTTATTCAAGGGAAATTTGGTCATAGATATCCAATAGTAGATGGACCAGCTGGTTCTTGGGTTAGTATTTTTGTTATCTTTGCAAGCATTGGGACACAGCAAGGGTTGACATTGATGGAGACATTACAAATCCTTGAGACGGGATTAATCATTGCTGGAGTAATATTATTACTGTTAGGGATAACTAAGTGGGTTCAACATTTATTGATTCTCTTTACACCAATTGTAACTGGCACATTTCTGTTTATATTAGCTATTCAATTAAGTGGTGTCTTTTTAAAGGGAATGGTGACAATGGATAGCAACACGGGTCAGCTGGATGTGGTGAGCTTTCTCATAGCTATTTTTACTTTTGCTTTTATCATTGTACTTTCCTCTAAAGCTAAGGGATGGTTAAAAAACTATGCAATCTTATTAGGTATCGTTGCAGGGTGGGGCGCATTCATAATCTTTGGAAAAGGTCATCCAAGCAATTCAATATTAACAACTGATATCATTAAACTACCAGAAATTTTTCCATGGGGTTTCCCCGTAATAACTGGAAGTGTATTGGTAACAACGATCTTATTTACTTTTTTACTCATTTCTAATACATTCGCCGCGATTACCGCAGCAGAGGAAGCAATCCTAAATAATAAAGGACATTTCCGTGTTAGGCTTTACCGGGGAACTTGGATAGGGGGAGTTTCTCATCTTTTTTCTGCTGTATTCTCAACAATTGGTGTGGTGCCTTTACCAGCTACAGCTGGCTTTGTCAGATTAACCAAACAATATCGAATCATTCCTTTTCTGTTTGCATGTGGGATTATGGTAATGATTTCAGTGTTTCCGAGTATTGTTGACTTATTGGCTTCCTTACCATTACCCGTAGCCAGTGCTGCTCTTCTGACCACACTAATTGAGATGCTGGGGATAGCCATTCGCTCACTGACAAAACAGCCATTAAATGACCGGAATAGCACAATTATTGGGTTATCCTTACTAGTTGGAATTGGAGTTATGTTTTTACCAGATGAAATCTTTAGCGGTCTTCCATATATCATTCAAAACATAGGTAAAAATGGTTTATTAGTGGGTACATTACTAGCAATGATTGTTGAACAACTTTGGAAACCTAAAAAATAG
- a CDS encoding PucR family transcriptional regulator, whose product MLTVKDLFEIKAIDGLKIVAGEKGINNEIAIVNIIENPEVFDWLSPNELLLSTGYIFKDNEELQNRIIQELSQINCAGLVVKMKRYFDKLPQNMIDEANRLGLPLLELPFEYTLSRVISIINEKASGRYDLLNRKTLDIHNLFFRITLEGGGIDRILSMLSETINNPIIFVNEDWKLVDFTEHMNNTVPLSYCLDLVKNRPAFPKEFIDSIPKNVSEMKKTIKRIYYLEGLEINCRILPVAAASHIYGYIIVWQTVSELTEFDFIILEQASTNIALERIKAKEIEEVKLKIRQDFFDDLLTGKITSSETIHTLSEMHGLHSNYMYYCIVINIESEEFEQYEDMVARRVSLENKARKCVELIYEYANKADGEVTCFHRNNRIIILIGQHENRLAVSVYEAKQYTNNLYSILNKQISNSTFLIGIGRQYGTIRSLHKSFSEANESIRLMQKFEDSGGVSHFEDHSIYHFLDSNIKDMELEEFFMKRLGKVYEHDQLHGTSYIITLENYFQNNLNISETSKAMFLHRNTLIYRIEKIKEILNSNLKNAEELLQIQLALKIFRLLNKKLRKDS is encoded by the coding sequence TTGTTGACCGTAAAGGACCTGTTTGAAATTAAAGCCATTGATGGATTAAAAATAGTAGCTGGGGAAAAAGGTATTAATAATGAGATAGCAATTGTAAATATTATTGAAAATCCTGAGGTATTCGACTGGCTTTCACCCAATGAACTGCTTTTATCGACAGGATATATATTTAAAGACAATGAAGAATTACAAAATCGAATTATTCAAGAGCTTTCTCAAATTAACTGTGCAGGACTAGTCGTTAAAATGAAAAGATATTTTGACAAACTCCCACAGAACATGATTGACGAAGCAAACAGACTCGGATTACCATTACTGGAGTTACCATTTGAATATACATTATCTAGGGTCATTTCGATTATTAATGAAAAAGCTTCGGGAAGATATGATTTATTAAATAGAAAAACCCTAGACATTCATAATTTATTTTTTAGAATTACACTTGAAGGCGGCGGAATTGATAGAATTTTATCGATGTTATCAGAGACCATTAATAATCCAATTATTTTTGTAAATGAGGATTGGAAGCTAGTGGACTTTACAGAACATATGAATAATACCGTTCCGCTATCATATTGTCTTGATTTGGTGAAAAATAGACCAGCGTTCCCAAAAGAATTCATTGACTCTATTCCAAAAAATGTAAGTGAAATGAAAAAGACCATTAAACGAATTTATTATTTAGAAGGCTTGGAAATAAATTGCAGAATCTTGCCTGTTGCCGCAGCAAGCCATATTTATGGATATATAATTGTATGGCAAACAGTAAGTGAACTAACTGAATTTGACTTCATTATTTTAGAGCAGGCATCGACCAACATTGCGCTTGAAAGGATAAAAGCCAAGGAAATAGAAGAAGTGAAATTAAAAATTCGACAGGACTTTTTCGATGATTTGCTTACTGGAAAAATTACCTCTAGCGAAACCATCCATACGCTAAGTGAAATGCATGGACTTCATTCAAATTATATGTATTACTGTATTGTAATTAATATAGAATCAGAGGAGTTCGAGCAGTATGAGGATATGGTAGCTAGAAGAGTTAGCTTGGAGAATAAAGCTAGAAAATGTGTAGAATTAATTTATGAGTACGCTAATAAAGCAGACGGAGAAGTGACCTGCTTTCACCGAAACAATCGAATCATCATCTTAATTGGACAGCATGAAAACCGTTTAGCAGTTTCTGTTTATGAAGCAAAACAATACACAAATAACTTATACAGTATCCTTAATAAGCAAATAAGCAATTCCACCTTCTTAATAGGAATTGGCAGACAGTATGGAACGATTCGTTCTCTTCATAAAAGCTTTTCCGAAGCAAATGAATCGATAAGATTGATGCAAAAATTTGAAGACAGTGGCGGAGTATCCCATTTTGAAGATCATTCTATCTACCACTTTTTAGATTCCAATATTAAAGACATGGAATTAGAAGAATTCTTTATGAAGAGGCTTGGAAAAGTGTATGAACATGATCAATTACATGGAACAAGCTACATTATTACCTTAGAAAATTATTTTCAGAATAACCTTAATATCAGTGAAACATCAAAAGCGATGTTCTTACACCGGAATACACTCATCTATAGAATTGAGAAAATTAAAGAAATATTAAATTCTAATTTAAAGAATGCAGAGGAACTGCTTCAAATCCAATTAGCATTAAAGATTTTTCGACTGTTAAATAAGAAACTTCGTAAAGATTCATAA
- a CDS encoding amidohydrolase — translation MTTPYWLTNVRLETGYFQDENGAYETKTELFHLKIEDGRIVEKQSNSYAIQPSENTKNGKGFLALPTFKEMHNHLDKTYLSLDWKAPIPAKNLEERLRLEAMELEVLAPTTKQRASAMIELLLSQGSTHIRSHVNIDPYIGLKNLEGVKAALEDYSDKLTYEIVAFPQHGLLRENVIPLMKEAMRTGANLVGGLDPAGIDRNIEKSLYEVINLATEFDADIDIHLHDHGHVGLYTIDKFVEMVEEAKWHKRAAVSHAFCLGEVLVAQQEEIADKLSAAGMSIMSTIPINRTLPPIDLLDQKEVNVYLGCDGFYDSWGPFGTGDVLEKVTRFGELFRKSDERSLAHSLKWATGGPTPLNKDGEVAWPLPGDEASLILVNASCSAEAVARTPKREAVMFKGKIVSGQL, via the coding sequence ATGACCACTCCATATTGGTTAACAAATGTAAGATTAGAAACTGGATATTTTCAGGATGAAAATGGTGCTTACGAAACAAAAACAGAGCTTTTCCACTTGAAAATTGAGGACGGAAGAATTGTAGAAAAGCAGAGTAATAGCTATGCCATTCAACCAAGTGAAAATACGAAGAATGGGAAAGGATTTTTAGCATTACCAACTTTTAAAGAAATGCACAATCATTTAGATAAAACTTATCTTTCGCTTGATTGGAAGGCACCTATACCTGCTAAAAATTTAGAAGAACGGTTGCGATTAGAAGCGATGGAGCTTGAGGTTTTAGCGCCAACAACAAAACAGCGTGCAAGTGCTATGATTGAATTGCTTCTTTCTCAAGGATCGACACACATTCGATCACATGTAAATATCGATCCTTATATTGGTTTGAAAAATCTTGAGGGTGTTAAAGCAGCGCTTGAGGATTATTCTGATAAACTAACTTATGAAATCGTAGCTTTCCCACAACATGGGTTATTAAGAGAAAATGTGATTCCGTTGATGAAAGAAGCAATGAGAACAGGAGCTAACCTTGTAGGAGGGCTAGACCCAGCAGGAATCGACCGCAACATTGAAAAATCCCTATATGAAGTGATAAATCTTGCGACAGAATTTGATGCTGATATTGATATTCATTTACATGATCATGGACATGTCGGCTTGTATACGATTGATAAATTTGTAGAAATGGTAGAAGAAGCAAAATGGCACAAGCGGGCTGCAGTTAGTCACGCATTTTGTTTAGGAGAAGTACTAGTAGCACAACAGGAGGAAATAGCAGATAAATTGAGCGCAGCAGGTATGTCAATCATGTCTACGATACCTATTAATAGGACACTTCCGCCAATCGATTTGTTAGATCAAAAAGAAGTAAATGTATACTTAGGCTGCGATGGTTTCTATGATTCTTGGGGACCATTTGGCACAGGTGATGTATTAGAAAAGGTAACACGCTTCGGTGAACTTTTTCGAAAAAGTGATGAACGTTCATTAGCACATTCTTTAAAATGGGCAACAGGTGGTCCAACGCCTCTAAATAAGGATGGTGAAGTTGCCTGGCCGCTTCCAGGTGATGAAGCAAGTCTTATTCTAGTCAATGCATCCTGTTCAGCAGAAGCAGTAGCAAGAACACCCAAGCGCGAGGCTGTTATGTTTAAAGGTAAAATAGTCTCAGGCCAATTATAA